The DNA sequence TAAGAGATATGCTGAAGTAGTATTTATATTACGCTAACAGAGTATTGAAAAGAGTTGAAGACATTATAATAATCCCAATTGTAGCAGCTTTGTTAGTGTAAAATATTTAGTGAATATTACGGCCTCAGGAAACTTCGGATCCGGAAAAGTGGAAACCGCCTGTCCGGACCCGAGGAAACCGTCAGCTTAAATTATTTCGGAGAAATTAAATAATCTTTGGGCTTACCCCTCCATAAGCGCAGTGTAATTTTATTTCCACTACAATAAACTTCAAAAGCCCGCCAATGGCGGGCTTTCTTCTCAACCCCCCCTAAACCCCAAACAAGCGCCCCAACACCCGTAATCCCGTCGCCGTCCGGAAGATCTTCTCCCGCACGGAGCGAATCTCCGCCTCCTTCATCTCATCTTCATAGATATTGACGAGAAAATCCGCCTCCACAAGGATCTGATAGTCGATCCCCTCAATTTTGTCGTAGTGATGATGGTTGGCGATCAGATAACAGAGCCGGTCCAGCGTTTCAGGCGCTATCGGCTTGTCCCGGAGCAATTCCCGCGCCACGGCCGGCCCCAGTTCCTCCTGGTATTTTCCCGCCGAGGTCCCGTAGACCTCCACGGCCTTGTGTATCCCGATATCGTGCAACAGTCCCGCGATTTCGATCAATTCCAGCGTCGCGGCGTCGCAGCCCTCGCTCTCGGCGATAAAGCGCGCGAAGGCGCGTACTTTCAGCGCGTGGTTGATCCGTTTGGCGTCCCCTTCATCGTAGCGAAACAACAGTTCCGTCACTTCATGGATCAAATTTCCGTTCATGCTCTCCTCCATTTCCATACTTTTTTTCTTTTCTATATGATGAATAAAAAACAAAATTTTCGCGAAAAGTTCGTTTGACAAATTTTTTATTTGTTGTATGATAATAGTGAATCAAAGAGGAATTCTTTTTATAGAAAGCTCTTGAAACACCTCGTGGATTTGCTCATCAATAGAACATATTAAACTATATTTGAACAGAATTGTGCGAATTTAAGCAATCTATTCCTCAAATTCATGGTGAACATCAGAAAAAGCCATTTGACAATGAATCAAAGTCATAGTATGATTGAAGCATCAAAGCAATCCAATCCTAACGAGGTGAGTTTATGAAAAAGAAGTACATCATCGAAGTCGTGCTGTTTTGTAGTTATGCGCTCTTTGCCATGTCATGGAAAGCCGGTGATTTCTTTATCGCAAAACTGGGGATTACCGCAACCCAGACCGCAATTATGACAAACGCGATCAACATTGCCAAAGTCATCGGTTGTCTGGCGGCGGCTGTGGTCATTTCCAAACTGGGCATGAGAAATACCTATACCTACTCGACAATTTTGGTCATTTTCGGCGTTCTTCTTCCCCTTACGAACCTGTTTCCCGCAATTTTCCTGATCCGCTTTATCCTCGGTCTCGGCGGCGCTTTCATCGTCGTGGCCATGAATCCCATCGCGTCCAGAATCTTTGAGCCGGGAGAGCTTGCCATCGTCAACGGATTAAACGCCGTGGCCTTCAATACTGGGCTCGCCGTGGCGCTGACGCTTGCGGGGAGAATCATCGCGGATCCCAAAACCGCCATTATTACCGTAAGCCTGATTCTGACCGGGGCCCTTGTGCTCTGGCTCATTCTGAGCGGCGACCTCAAAGTCGCGAAGGGACCCACACAGGCCGCACAACCTGCCGAAAAATACGGATTGGGCGACGGCGTCAAAGATCCCTTCAATATTCTTATGGCTCTGGGCAACATCGGTCTTTTGTCCTTTTACCTCGTGGCCATGACCTTTATGGATCCTGCCTACGTCAAGTACGTGATTTACGCGGGGATCGCCGGCGCATTGGCAGGCAGCTTCGGCTCCAAGGGCGTCAAAAACAAGATGCTTTTCGTCCGGATCACGGCGCTCATGCAACTGCTCTCGGCCTGCGGATTTATTCTCTGCTATGTGTCCGGATCCACGCTAATCAACGTGCTGGGCCTCATCCTCGGATTCTTTATTTTCTTCCCGCTTTCGGCCTACATCACCCTGGGCTTTATCCGCGAAGGGGCGACGCCGCAGAAGATTTCGGTCACCTTTTCCCTGTTCTGGTCCCTGGGTTACCTCGGCACCGTGGTCATCATGCAGATTTTCGGCTTCCTCAAGGACAAAACGGGCGGCATGACGACGCCTCTGATCTTTATCCTCTGCTGCGAGGCGCTGTTCTTCCTGGCTACGCTCTTCATCCGCATTACCAAATCGAAATAAACATCATTACAGACAATAAAAGGAGGATATTATGGCAAAAGTTTTGAGAAAAGAAGTACAGGATTATCTGGACGTGTTCAATAACGTCACGCTGCCCGCAATGCTGGCCGCGGGATGGAAACAGACCATCGTCAACGCGAGGGAGGGACTCGCTGTCCTCACCAAGAATTATACGCCCGCGGGACCCGCGGTGGTACAGATTCTCGACGACGTGATCCCCTGCAAAGGCTATCAGGTCCCGGTCAGGATCTTCAACCCCGATCCCTCCAAGGCGCTGCCTGTCCTGATTTACTATCACGGCGGCGGACACGGCGCGGGGAGCGTTCCCGTCTATGATCCGATTTACAGGAATCTGGCGGTACGGACAAAGCATATCGTCATCGCCCCCGAATACCGGCTCGCTCCGGAAAATCCCTATCCCGCTGGAGAAATCGACGCCTACAACACGCTGGTAAACTTCAGACCCCTGCTGGACAGCCTCAAGATCAAATACATCGATCGCGTCAGCATTGCCGGAGACAGCGCCGGAGGAGCGCTTTGCGCCGTTCTCAACAGGCGTTTGCAATCGGAACCCGAAATCAAAGTACACCGCTCGGTTTTGATTTATCCCTGCGTCGACTATTCCATGGCCGGGGAATCCCTCAAGGAACTGGCGACGGGTTATCTCCTCACCACGGCTAAAGTAGCCTGGTATCATGGGGTCTACCTCGCCCACAACGAAAACCGCCGGGTAGTTTCCCCGCTCTACGGCGAATTCACAAAGAACATGCCCAAATCCCTCGTGATCACGGCCCAGTTCTGCGTGCTGCGCTCGGAGGGCAAGGCCTACGCCGACAAGATGAAAGAGGCCGGCGCCGAAGTCGAATACATCAACATGGACAACATGACCCACACGTTCCTCAATACCGAAAGCCTCAACAAAGAGGAATGTGATTTTGTCTACGGGAAGATCCACGAGTTCCTGAACAATTGAGTTCCACCCTTCCTCATTATCATGAATAAACCCGGAGAGCGCCATCGGCGCTCTTTCGGGTTTTTGTACGAAGATCTCAGGAACGGCGGGGAATTTGCGCCAAGATAATGGCCGCGAACATCAGAGCGCAACCGGTGGTTTCCCGAGTCGTCATATGCTGCCCCAAGACGATAGCTCCCGAAATCACCGCGAAGACGGATTCAAGGCTCAGAATCAGCGAGGCCACCGTGGGATTGACCTCCCGCTGCCCAACGATCTGAAAGGTATAGGCGACGCCGCTCGAAAGAATCGCTGCATAGAGGAGAGGCTTCCAACCGGCCAGGATCATCCGCGGGTCGGGATGCTCGGTCAGGATCATAAAAAAAGAGGCGCAGAGGGCGCATACAAAGAGCTGCACGCAGGACATCCGGAGTCCGTCGGCCTTCCGGATGTAGTGATCGATCACGAGGATGTGAAAGGTGTAAATAACGGCGCAGAGCAAAAGCCATCCGTCCCCGCGGCCCAAGGCAAAGCCCGAGGTGATACAAAGGAGATAGAGACCCGCCACCGCGAAAAGAACGCCGATCCAAAGGAAGGGGCCGGACTTTTTCTTTAAAAATATGCCGAAAACGGGCACCCCCACAATATAGAGGGCCGTAATAAAGCCGGCCTTTCCGGGCGTCGTGTATTGGATGCCGATCTGCTGGAATATGCTCCCGGCAAAGAGAATCACGCCGCACAGGGCGCCCCCCGTCAAAACCTGCCGGTCAAAGCGACCGGAGACTTCCCCGGCGCAGGCTTCCGGCCCATTTTTGAAGCGGTCGGCGATAAAAATGACCGGGATCAAAAAAACCGCCGCGATCAGCGATCTCAAACCCGTAAACGTATTGGGTTCCATGTAATCGACCGCGACCCGTTGCGCCACAAAGGCGGATCCCCAGATCAGGGCCGCCGCGAAAAGCAGGAAATGATTCCTGATTTGCAATTTTGTCATTTTTCAAACTCCCCGCTACTGTTTTTTGATTTCTATGATGACGAGTTCCGGCCGGTTGAAAATCCGGGGAACCTCTACCGAAAGTCTCCCGGAAAGGCCGCGGCTGATCACAAGATCCGTTTTGTCCCGCCGGCTGACGCCCCCGGTGAGCGAAGGGAAGAAGCCCTGCCCGGACGCGTAGAAGCCGTTTTCCAGAAGGCGCGGAATCCGCCACTGTCCCCCGTGGGCGTGCCCCGACAAAATCAGGTCATAAGGAAATTTCAGGTATTCGTCGATCAACTCGGGCCGGTGGGCCAGCAGAATTTTGTAATCGTCAAGGTCTGTCACTTCGCTGTAAGCCCGCTTCAGCTGAAATACCGTATTCTCAATGGGGTTTTCGGGATCGTCGACGCCGGAAATGCTGATCCTGTCCGTAAAGCCGTAGCGTTCCCGGGTATAGACCGACGTATGCCCGTCCAGGACCGTAATCGCCCGCGCCACGAGGCTTTCTTTGATGGCCTCGATCCGTTTGCTCTCAAATTCCGCGTTGCCGCTCACGTAATAAATCGGATAGCCGTCGGCCAAAAGACCCTGAATCAGGTCTTCCGTTTCTTTTTCCGTATCCCCGGTCCCGAAGATGTCCCCGACCAATGCCACAAAATCGGGCTCTTCGGTCTTGATCTTGGAGAGGAGTTCTTCCTGGTGGGCGCCGAAGGCCGCGCCGTGTAGGTCGGTAATCAGCGCGATCCGCACCGGCCAATGGAGGGTCTTTTCCGTCGTCAACGAGATTCTTGTCACCTCGAGGCGCTCGTCAAAGACATAGGGCGCGGCGAATATGGCGAAAACAAAGAGCAGAATCCCGCAAAAGACGAATTTCACAAACCAGGAAAAAAGTATGGAGGCGATGGAGCGGGGTTTTCCTTGATTGCGAATGGTCTTCTTATGGGTTTTTCGGATGTGTTGCACTTTCATGGCTTCTCCTTAGGAATCGCTCAGCAGCTTTTTGCGTTTTTTCCAATCGGGCATAAAGCGCGACACGAACTCCCAAAATCCTTCCTGATGGTCGGGATAGGGCATATGGGAAATTTCGTGAAGCACCACATATTCCACTGCTTTCAGCGGTTTTTCGATCAGCGTAAAATTATAAGTGATTTTCTTCGTTCGGACGTTGCAGGAACCCCAGAGGGACTTCATTTCGCGAATCTTGATCTCTTTGGGGTAATATCCGGTCAGGTCCCCGTATTTTTTGGTGAGCTCCGCGAGCAAATGAAAGAGCTTGTCTTTGAGCCAATCATAGAGCACTATGCGGCGGATGTCCGTATCGTTATACATGCTGACCGACAAAAAGAGGTCGCCCCCATCCGCGTCCCTTTCCTCGAGCTCAACTTTGTTTTCATTGGACATCATAACTTGAAGCGTATAAATTTTTCCCAAAATCCGGATCCGGTCGCCGGTCTCAAAATTTTTCCGGCTGTTTCGCAAGCCCCGCAGGGTCCTCACGAGATTTTTTTCGATCCAGCCTTTGCGGCTCACGATAAAGTCAGAAACGCTTTTTTCGGAAACGCCCACAGGAACCGAGACTCTTACCTCGCCATCCCGGGTGATCCGAATGATCATATTTTTGATGCGCTTTCTCGTGACAACAATATTGTATTCCATGGCGGCCCCCTTCGCTTACGGGGCGTCCGCGGAAAAATCGTCGTCCAGGGGCTCAAAGGCCCCGGGCGGTCGTAAATTCTCGCGGTAAGGCCTTTCCTCGGGCGGATCGGCTTCAAGATAACGCAATTCCCGCTCCAGATGGGTCATTTTCAACCAATGGGCGGCCAAAAGGGCGGAAAGTTCCCCCTCACGGAAACCGGGATCGTCGCCGTGACACAGTTGAAAGCGCACGAGAAATCGGTCGGCTTCCTCATCGCCGTAGATGAGACCGAGGGTCTCGAGCGCCATGGCGGGAAGATAAGGCTTCGTATGCGCATAACGGCGATAGTTTTCAAGAATCTCAAAGGCCGTTTGCCGCGCGATTTCCGCATTTGTCCGGGCAAGCCAGGACAATGCGCCGCCGAGCCTTTCGTGATCGGCCGGGTCACTTCCTTCAAGCCAGGTTTTCAGTCGTTCCGTCGTCACGTCATAGACGGAAAAAGGCAACGTAAGCGCCGTTTCTCTTACGGTCGGACAGCTTTTCGCCCCTTGACGGTACCGCTCGGGCCAGGCGACGGC is a window from the Fusobacteriaceae bacterium genome containing:
- a CDS encoding M48 family metallopeptidase, producing MEYNIVVTRKRIKNMIIRITRDGEVRVSVPVGVSEKSVSDFIVSRKGWIEKNLVRTLRGLRNSRKNFETGDRIRILGKIYTLQVMMSNENKVELEERDADGGDLFLSVSMYNDTDIRRIVLYDWLKDKLFHLLAELTKKYGDLTGYYPKEIKIREMKSLWGSCNVRTKKITYNFTLIEKPLKAVEYVVLHEISHMPYPDHQEGFWEFVSRFMPDWKKRKKLLSDS
- a CDS encoding HD domain-containing protein, with amino-acid sequence MNGNLIHEVTELLFRYDEGDAKRINHALKVRAFARFIAESEGCDAATLELIEIAGLLHDIGIHKAVEVYGTSAGKYQEELGPAVARELLRDKPIAPETLDRLCYLIANHHHYDKIEGIDYQILVEADFLVNIYEDEMKEAEIRSVREKIFRTATGLRVLGRLFGV
- a CDS encoding alpha/beta hydrolase, with amino-acid sequence MAKVLRKEVQDYLDVFNNVTLPAMLAAGWKQTIVNAREGLAVLTKNYTPAGPAVVQILDDVIPCKGYQVPVRIFNPDPSKALPVLIYYHGGGHGAGSVPVYDPIYRNLAVRTKHIVIAPEYRLAPENPYPAGEIDAYNTLVNFRPLLDSLKIKYIDRVSIAGDSAGGALCAVLNRRLQSEPEIKVHRSVLIYPCVDYSMAGESLKELATGYLLTTAKVAWYHGVYLAHNENRRVVSPLYGEFTKNMPKSLVITAQFCVLRSEGKAYADKMKEAGAEVEYINMDNMTHTFLNTESLNKEECDFVYGKIHEFLNN
- a CDS encoding MFS transporter — translated: MKKKYIIEVVLFCSYALFAMSWKAGDFFIAKLGITATQTAIMTNAINIAKVIGCLAAAVVISKLGMRNTYTYSTILVIFGVLLPLTNLFPAIFLIRFILGLGGAFIVVAMNPIASRIFEPGELAIVNGLNAVAFNTGLAVALTLAGRIIADPKTAIITVSLILTGALVLWLILSGDLKVAKGPTQAAQPAEKYGLGDGVKDPFNILMALGNIGLLSFYLVAMTFMDPAYVKYVIYAGIAGALAGSFGSKGVKNKMLFVRITALMQLLSACGFILCYVSGSTLINVLGLILGFFIFFPLSAYITLGFIREGATPQKISVTFSLFWSLGYLGTVVIMQIFGFLKDKTGGMTTPLIFILCCEALFFLATLFIRITKSK
- a CDS encoding metallophosphoesterase — encoded protein: MKVQHIRKTHKKTIRNQGKPRSIASILFSWFVKFVFCGILLFVFAIFAAPYVFDERLEVTRISLTTEKTLHWPVRIALITDLHGAAFGAHQEELLSKIKTEEPDFVALVGDIFGTGDTEKETEDLIQGLLADGYPIYYVSGNAEFESKRIEAIKESLVARAITVLDGHTSVYTRERYGFTDRISISGVDDPENPIENTVFQLKRAYSEVTDLDDYKILLAHRPELIDEYLKFPYDLILSGHAHGGQWRIPRLLENGFYASGQGFFPSLTGGVSRRDKTDLVISRGLSGRLSVEVPRIFNRPELVIIEIKKQ
- a CDS encoding DMT family transporter, encoding MTKLQIRNHFLLFAAALIWGSAFVAQRVAVDYMEPNTFTGLRSLIAAVFLIPVIFIADRFKNGPEACAGEVSGRFDRQVLTGGALCGVILFAGSIFQQIGIQYTTPGKAGFITALYIVGVPVFGIFLKKKSGPFLWIGVLFAVAGLYLLCITSGFALGRGDGWLLLCAVIYTFHILVIDHYIRKADGLRMSCVQLFVCALCASFFMILTEHPDPRMILAGWKPLLYAAILSSGVAYTFQIVGQREVNPTVASLILSLESVFAVISGAIVLGQHMTTRETTGCALMFAAIILAQIPRRS